The proteins below are encoded in one region of Juglans microcarpa x Juglans regia isolate MS1-56 chromosome 4D, Jm3101_v1.0, whole genome shotgun sequence:
- the LOC121261264 gene encoding uncharacterized protein LOC121261264: MMTFIASISHLSTFYNWSTLAFNHVYKLGSSLSLSLSLIAMDEPVVPVVKAINNAEQQSQAPSSSPGLGVPLHDAEGNAKAGPYSTFLGKHRMAAAISNLDNQINMIQNELEELETLGKSSIVCKELISSLVTVRDPLLPSSMGPTDVSWDRWFRGAHNSQNHKLWI, translated from the exons ATGATGACTTTCATTGCTTCCATCTCCCATCTTTCAACGTTTTATAATTGGTCCACTTTAGCCTTTAATCATGTGTACAAACTgggttcctctctctctctctctctctctctcattgccaTGGACGAGCCAGTAGTTCCAGTGGTGAAAGCGATAAATAATGCAGAACAACAGTCACAGGCGCCATCATCATCTCCAGGACTTGGAGTGCCTCTTCATGATGCTGAAGGTAACGCAAAAGCAGGGCCTTATTCGACTTTCCTTGGGAAGCATAGAATGGCAGCTGCCATATCCAATCTAGATAACCAAATCAACATGATCCAG AACGAGCTGGAGGAACTTGAAACATTAGGTAAATCCTCCATTGTATGCAAAGA ACTCATTTCAAGCCTCGTCACTGTCCGCGATCCGCTGCTTCCATC GAGCATGGGTCCGACAGATGTCAGCTGGGATCGTTGGTTCCGAGGAGCCCACAACTCCCAGAATCACAAACTCTGGATCTAA